In Paracholeplasma morum, a genomic segment contains:
- a CDS encoding Bax inhibitor-1/YccA family protein, whose protein sequence is MYKHNNPVFSRMEKQEEAFLGSQASYLGITLKTVLLFAIAIAFGLFTLTLADSNPGLFVGILIASMFTGFISVIVATTSLRLSRLFSIIYAMSEGVALVIISLIYGAAFGGANFILLAVLITSGIFIGMLALYSTRLIQVTSRFRRVVLGFGFGLIATMLFVSIASIFDGGAMWYTLFGNPDSPLVLFLSLVFIMYGAFMLTLHFDTAENMVSNGVSKRYEWMVSLGLMVSIVYIYYQVLRLLAILASRRD, encoded by the coding sequence ATGTACAAACACAACAACCCAGTATTTTCTAGAATGGAAAAACAAGAAGAAGCCTTCTTAGGGTCTCAAGCCTCTTATCTAGGTATTACTTTAAAAACAGTATTATTATTTGCAATAGCAATCGCATTTGGTCTATTCACATTGACTTTAGCGGATAGCAATCCTGGTCTATTTGTTGGGATTTTGATTGCATCAATGTTCACAGGTTTTATATCCGTAATTGTTGCTACAACCAGTCTAAGACTATCTAGATTATTCTCAATCATCTATGCGATGTCTGAAGGGGTAGCTCTAGTCATTATCAGTTTAATTTATGGAGCAGCATTTGGTGGTGCAAACTTCATTTTACTTGCTGTGCTAATTACTTCAGGTATCTTTATCGGTATGCTAGCACTTTATTCAACCAGACTCATTCAAGTTACTAGTCGATTTAGAAGAGTTGTCTTAGGATTTGGATTTGGATTGATTGCGACAATGTTATTTGTATCCATCGCATCTATCTTTGATGGTGGCGCAATGTGGTATACATTATTTGGTAATCCTGATAGCCCACTAGTACTATTCTTATCTTTAGTATTCATTATGTATGGCGCATTCATGCTTACATTGCATTTCGATACTGCAGAAAACATGGTTTCAAATGGCGTATCTAAACGTTATGAATGGATGGTATCATTAGGTTTAATGGTATCTATCGTATATATTTATTATCAAGTTTTAAGATTGCTTGCAATCCTTGCTTCAAGAAGAGACTAA